In one Capra hircus breed San Clemente chromosome 22, ASM170441v1, whole genome shotgun sequence genomic region, the following are encoded:
- the LOC102177570 gene encoding zinc finger protein 35 isoform X5, with protein MTAELREAVALAHWGPVTVKKEEEEEEGFVGQVSSQQVRSENIKVWAPGEDPQTCLPVSEQEEKGQNMFWDMAVVLKPTQEAPAASAPGSSSLPGTLAKSELLDTHGNMACLGAETKNPQLLVPKIEICDEAEKPFIISGRIQKVDPQGPKLGEACENRNMLKRQRIKREQKDFGQVTVKDCHLPEKLKEEEDQKCPKSEERYTLSSGSVKNQKSQPGQKPFTCGVCGKGFSQSANLVVHQRIHTGEKPFECHQCGKAFIQSANLVVHQRIHTGQKPYVCSKCGKAFTQSSNLTVHQKIHSLEKTFKCNECEKAFSYSSQLARHQKVHITEKCYECNECGKTFTRSSNLIVHQRIHTGEKPFACNDCGKAFTQSANLIVHQRSHTGEKPYECKECGKAFSCFSHLIVHQRIHTAEKPYDCSECGKAFSQLSCLIVHQRIHSGDLPYVCNECGKAFTCSSYLLIHQRIHNGEKPYTCNECGKSFRQRSSLTVHQRTHTGEKPYECAKCGAAFISNSHLMRHHRTHLVEST; from the exons ATGACTGCAGAATTGAGAGAAGCTGTGGCCCTGGCCCACTGGGGCCCAGTGACAgtgaaaaaagaggaagaagaggaggaaggcttTGTGGGCCAGGTATCCAGCCAACAAGTACGCTCTGAAAACATCAAAGTCTGGGCTCCTGGGGAAGATCCTCAGACATGCCTCCCTGTGTCAGAACAGGAGGAAAAG GGTCAGAACATGTTCTGGGACATGGCTGTAGtcctgaaaccaacacaagagGCACCTGCTGCTTCAGCCCCAGGCAGCTCTTCATTACCAGGGACTCTGGCCAAGAGTGagctcctggacactcatgggaaCATGGCCTGTCTAG gtgcTGAAACCAAAAATCCACAGTTATTGGTTCCAAAAATTGAAATATGTGATGAAGCAGAAAAACCCTTCATCATTTCAGGAAGAATCCAGAAAGTTGACCCGCAAGGACCCAAGTTAGGAGAAGCCTGTGAAAATAGGAACATGTTAAAGAGGCAAAGAATAAAGAGGGAGCAGAAAGATTTTGGACAGGTGACAGTAAAGGACTGTCACCTTCCTGAAAAGCTCAAAGAAGAGGAAGACCAGAAGTGTCCCAAATCTGAGGAGCGATACACCCTCAGTTCTGGCTCtgttaaaaatcagaaaagccAGCCTGGGCAGAAACCTTTtacatgtggtgtgtgtgggAAAGGCTTTAGCCAGAGTGCAAACCTTGTGGTGCATCAGCGAATCCACACTGGGGAGAAACCCTTTGAATGTCACCAGTGCGGGAAGGCCTTCATTCAGAGTGCAAACCTTGTTGTGCATCAGCGAATCCACACTGGACAGAAACCCTATGTTTGTTCAaagtgtgggaaagccttcaccCAGAGTTCAAACCTGACTGTACATCAAAAAATCCACTCCTTAGAGAAAACCTTCAAGTGCAACGAATGTGAGAAAGCCTTCAGTTACAGCTCACAGCTTGCCCGGCACCAGAAAGTCCACATCACAGAAAAATGCTATGAATGTAACGAGTGTGGGAAAACATTTACTCGGAGCTCCAACCTGATTGTTCACCAGAGAATCCACACCGGGGAGAAGCCGTTTGCCTGTAATGACTGTGGCAAAGCCTTCACCCAGAGCGCCAATCTTATCGTGCATCAGCGAAGCCATACTGGGGAGAAGCCATATGAGTGCAAAGagtgtggaaaagccttcagttGTTTTTCACACCTCATCGTACACCAGAGAATTCACACTGCAGAGAAACCTTATGACTGCAGCGAGTGTGGAAAGGCCTTCAGTCAGCTCTCATGCCTTATTGTGCACCAGAGAATTCATAGCGGGGACCTTCCGTACGTGTGCAATGAGTGTGGGAAGGCCTTCACGTGCAGCTCGTACCTGCTTATTCATCAGAGGATCCATAATGGGGAGAAGCCATACACATGCAATGAGTGTGGCAAGTCATTCCGGCAGAGGTCGAGCCTCACGGTGCACCAGAGAACCCACACGGGGGAGAAGCCCTATGAGTGTGCCAAGTGCGGTGCAGCCTTCATCTCCAACTCACACCTCATGCGCCACCACAGAACCCACCTCGTGGAGAGCACATAG
- the ZNF502 gene encoding zinc finger protein 502 — MLNMQGAEEREIGREICPGWMNKSAPEQDGTDIELPGVASKRSQEDEYQDSTFEEKHICENMKENPPREAPGPRFFREGFGAITFIHKEAPPEMISQEYHLERSLLLTSSLVTHLRVSTEESLHKWETSSIHTNEISGQSKCLTLSTQKKSWKCGECGKTFTQRSSFTQHQRTHTRPYTCEECGKTFSRSSFLIRHQRIHTGVKPYECEQCGKTFRCRSFLTQHQRIHTGEKPYKCNECGNSFRNHSHLTEHQRTHTGEKPYKCNRCGKAFSQNTHLIHHQRIHTGEKPYLCNECGSSFRKHSNLTQHQRIHTGEKPYKCDECGKTFHTKANLSQHQRIHTGEKPYKCKECGKAFCQSPSLIKHQRIHTGEKPYKCKECGKAFAQSTPLTKHQRIHTGERPYKCSECGKAFIQSICLIRHQRSHTGEKPYKCNECGKGFNQNTCLTQHMRIHTGEKPYKCQECGKAFAHNTSLTEHHRTHTGEKLYKCSECEKTFRKYAHLSEHYRIHTGEKPYECVDCGKFFRHSSVLFRHQKLHSAE, encoded by the exons ATGTTGAATATGCAAGGAGctgaagagagagagattggAAGAGAGATTTGTCCAG GTTGGATGAACAAGTCTGCTCCAGAGCAGGATGGCACTGATATTGAGTTGCCAGGGGTAGCATCAAAGAGATCCCAAGAGGATGAATACCAGGATTCTACATTTGAAGAAAAACATATATGTGAGAACATGAAGGAAAACCCTCCCAGAGAGGCTCCTGGACCACGGTTTTTCCGAGAAGGTTTTGGAGCAATAACTTTTATCCATAAGGAAGCACCTCCAGAAATGATTAGCCAGGAATATCATTTAGAGAGAAGCTTGCTTTTGACCTCAAGTCTTGTTACACATCTCAGGGTTTCTACAGAAGAGAGCCTACATAAATGGGAGACAAGTAGCATACACACCAATGAGATTTCAGGCCAAAGTAAATGTTTGACCCTCTCTACACAGAAAAAATCTTGGAAATGTGGTGAATGTGGAAAAACCTTTACTCAGCGCTCATCCTTTACCCAGCATCAGAGAACTCATACAAGACCCTACACATGTGAGGAATGTGGGAAAACTTTTAGTCGTAGCTCTTTCCTTATTCGACATcaaagaattcatactggagtGAAACCGTATGAGTGTGAGCAGTGTGGGAAAACATTTAGATGTCGATCATTTCTTACTCAGCATCAGAGaatccacactggagagaaaccgtataaatgtaatgaatgtgggaaTTCCTTCCGCAATCATTCACATCTCactgaacaccagagaactcatactggagaaaaaccttacaaatgtaataGATGTGGGAAGGCCTTCAGTCAGAACACACACCTCATTcatcatcagagaattcacactggTGAGAAACCTTATTTATGCAATGAATGTGGCTCTTCTTTTCGCAAACACTCAAATCTTAcacaacatcagagaattcacactggggagaaaccatataaatgtgatgagtgtgggaaAACTTTCCATACAAAGGCAAacctctctcagcatcagagaattcatactggagagaaaccctataaatgtaaggaatgtgggaaagccttttgtcAGAGCCCATCCCTTATTAAACACcagcgaattcatactggagaaaaaccGTATAAATGTAAGGAATGTGGCAAAGCTTTTGCTCAGAGCACCCCACTCActaaacatcagagaattcatacaggAGAAAGACCCTACAAATGCAGTGAATGTGGTAAAGCTTTCATTCAGAGCATTTGCCTTATTCGGCATCAGAGAAGtcacactggagaaaaaccctATAAATGCAATGAATGTGGAAAGGGCTTTAACCAGAATACTTGCCTCACTCAGCATatgagaattcatactggagaaaagccttataaatgtcaagaatgtgggaaagcctttgctCACAACACATCTCTTACTGAACATCACAGAACTCACACTGGTGAGAAGCTCTATAAATGTAGTGAGTGTGAGAAAACCTTCCGGAAGTATGCACACCTTAGTGAACATTACAGGATTCACACTGGTGAGAAGCCTTATGAATGTGTtgactgtgggaaattctttagACATAGTTCAGTCCTTTTCAGACATCAGAAACTTCACAGTGCTGAATAA